CTCATCCTaagatttttttttttgcatggagaTATTTGACCATGTGAGAACATACTACGCATAGAGCAGATAAATCTATACAAACAGGTAGTATGGCTAACACAAAAACAAACAGGTGAGCCACCAACAGATCATACCTCATATTTTCAATTTGTATTAGTTTGTGTCCTTATCCTGCcttctttttgttatttggttgttttTGTATGGTGGCATCCTGCAATGGTTTCATGGCCGTGGAAAGTGTTGATCATTAGGCATTTCTTTAATTCAAAGCCATACGTATAGATGGTTTTACGTGAGCTATCATGACGTACATGCGGCTTGCGTAAGCAGCGTTACATGGAATCCTTAACTGCGCGTCTGACTGTCATGCATGTTACTTCTTTGTTTTTTggaggaggtcatgttacttgttgCATATAGCTCTGCTTTCATACCGCCTATAAAAGCAACACAACCAAGCTGAGCATGAACGGCATCCAATCACCACCAAACACACTAGCATTACCATCAAAATCAAAATGACTGGCCACACGCTCAGTTTCACCACTTGTAGATGTTCTGTGTTGGTGCTCCTTGCCATGAGCTGCCTGATGCTAGCCGGCTGCTCTTCGGAGTCGTTGCAGACAAGTGCTGATGAGCACTCTGGCAACCACCATGATCCGATGATGAACCGTTTCCACGCGTGGATGAAGGTGCAGAACAAATCCTACTCCACGGCCGCTGAGAAGGTTCGTCGGTTCGGGCTATACAGGAGGAACATCAGGTACATAGAGGCCGTGAATGCCAAGGCGGCCACCTCTGGGCTCACGTACGAGCTTGGGGAGGGTCCCTTCACCGACATTACAAATCAAGAGTTCATGGCGCTTTATACCGGCCAGATTCCGAAGGGTGAGCATGGAGAAGATGGTGAGCAAGATGAGCAGATTATCGCCACCCATGCTGGGCCAGTGGGTCGCGTGGGCACAAATACCGTGTACGCCAACTTCTCAGCGAGCGCGCCAAGGAGCATGGACTGGAGGAAGAGAGGCGCCGTCACCCCCGTAAAAGACCAACGGGATTGTGGTACACACAACATCTCttgttaatatttttcctccactaGCTATGTACAATATACCATGTCAATTATTATGTTAAGCATTGATATACAACTGCAGGAAGTTGCTGGGCATTCTCCGCGGTGGCTACTATTGAAGGAATACACAAGATAAAGAGAGGGATTCTGGTGCCTCTTTCGGAGCAACAACTGGTAGATTGCGACCGTGCTGAACGCGGCTGCAATGGCGGCCTACCTAGCGAAGCCTTCCAGTGGATCAAAACAAATGGAGGgatcactgccgcgtcttcctataGATACAAGGCAGCCGTAGGTAGGTGCTTGATCAACCGCAAGTCGGCGGCAAAGATCACTGGCTCGATCCGAGTCAAGAGCAACAGCGAGGTGTCGCTGAGGAACGCTGTGGCGATCCAACCGGTAGCCGTTTTGATCTCAGTACATGGCAGACACTTCCCCCACTACAAGCGGGGCACCTACAACGGGCCATGTGGTGCTAGTCTCAACCATGCCGTCACCGTCGTAGGTTATGGGCAACAGAAGCAAAATGGGGCCAGGTACTGGATCGTGAAGAATTCGTGGGGGGCGACATGGGGTGAAAAAGGCTACATTCGAATGAAGAGGGAAACAAAAAATCCATCGGGGCAGTGTGGCATTGCTACGAGCCCGGTCTATCCCCTGATGGAAGCTGGAAGATCGACTGATTAAGGCGTGCTTCCTTTATATTCAGATCCATCCATTTTAATTTGTCCAATTTCGTAATTCTTGCCTGCATGTGCACACTGCCTACGTGCTTTGCATGTGCTAATAGGCCTTCACTCCCTTTCAAAAATAAGGATCTGTACTTATTAAGTTTGTAAGTTCTATGTCATAAAGAAAAATAGTTTGAAACTTCTGTTGATTTGGTTTGATGGCAAGGTGTCAACTTATTTGTAACGCCACCATGTGCAGAACGTTATTTCATTTGCTTAGTACATCTACTAAAATGATGATTGTTGGCAATAAGACACGGCGATCGCGTTGGGCGTGCATGTGTGCGCGCGCGGGCGTGTCGGGTGCGTGACTGGCGTGCGTGTGTGGGTAGTGTTTGGGTGCGATGTGACACACCGTAGGAGTAGGAGGCCGTTGGCGAACTGGTCCGGGCGATCGAGCCATTCTGTTGTGGGCTCGCCGCGAGCTGGGCGAGTACGTGCTCGTGGTGGCCGCGGCCAGAGCGTGCCAGTTCGTTGTAATGGCTTTGGTGTCAGAGTACGAGCTCAGAAATTTGCCGTTTGTGCAGCGGGCATTCGTGCGATGAAAACCCACTGTGTCATCTGTtggatcttcttcttcctctctttggtGCGTGCCATGGCGGGAGAGaggtgcgcgcgcgcacacacacatacagagagagagaggggtgcggTTAGCTAGGGCTTGAGGTCTCGGCACCAATAATTGGCATCAGAGCCACTTTGCGAGAAATAATATTCCAATATGTACTAGTCTAGTGTATGAGAAATAATATTCTAGTATGCTTCATTGCAAGTAATTAAGATTTCTTCTTCATATGTGACGAATTATGATGCCATTTAGAGATCTAGAAATGGAGTACTTTTTAATATGTCAGCGACCTAATACTCTGTTGATGGGCCTACTGGCAAGATACACGAGCGGAACAGAGAAGGGGATGACAAGTGGAGTTGGGGACGACAGCGGCTTCTTGTAGTCGATACGTTTTCTTCTCGTACCTGGCGGcta
This region of Triticum dicoccoides isolate Atlit2015 ecotype Zavitan unplaced genomic scaffold, WEW_v2.0 scaffold108895, whole genome shotgun sequence genomic DNA includes:
- the LOC119342905 gene encoding ervatamin-B-like, with the translated sequence MTGHTLSFTTCRCSVLVLLAMSCLMLAGCSSESLQTSADEHSGNHHDPMMNRFHAWMKVQNKSYSTAAEKVRRFGLYRRNIRYIEAVNAKAATSGLTYELGEGPFTDITNQEFMALYTGQIPKGEHGEDGEQDEQIIATHAGPVGRVGTNTVYANFSASAPRSMDWRKRGAVTPVKDQRDCGSCWAFSAVATIEGIHKIKRGILVPLSEQQLVDCDRAERGCNGGLPSEAFQWIKTNGGITAASSYRYKAAVGRCLINRKSAAKITGSIRVKSNSEVSLRNAVAIQPVAVLISVHGRHFPHYKRGTYNGPCGASLNHAVTVVGYGQQKQNGARYWIVKNSWGATWGEKGYIRMKRETKNPSGQCGIATSPVYPLMEAGRSTD